One genomic segment of Ricinus communis isolate WT05 ecotype wild-type chromosome 3, ASM1957865v1, whole genome shotgun sequence includes these proteins:
- the LOC8259065 gene encoding uncharacterized protein LOC8259065 — MGTVDEVAEIDNLERGLLSESCGGNEKSEGTDDDTVLYTASFREMEEKFVKYQTAQWVIYSLLLILAWGMGLFMLLYLPVRRYILRKDIQSRKLFLTPNAIVYKVTKPVAFPCFGVLHKEKHVLLPSVADIIIEQGYLQSLFGVYSVRIENAGVRRPPSDDVQIQGIANPRAFKKAVLTQLSHIKSEIVSRQVSTIEDIPSLRLGHSSSPWMSPMKPQRHDLIPGSGDLVLLQKLEEVGNSVKRVQTLIEEKHHSQSSELMG; from the exons ATGGGAACTGTAGACGAAGTTGCGGAAATTGATAACTTAGAAAGGGGTTTATTATCAGAATCATGTGGTGGTAATGAAAAAAGCGAAGGAACTGATGATGACACTGTGCTGTATACGGCGTCGTTCCGAGAAATGGAAGAGAAATTTGTCAAGTATCAAACAGCTCAATGGGTTATCTACTCTTTGCTTCTAATATTAGCTTGGGGAATGGGGTTGTTTATGCTTCTCTATTTGCCAGTCAGGAGATATATTTTAAGGAAAGATATTCAATCGAGGAAGCTCTTTCTCACTCCTAATGCCATTGTTTACAAA GTTACGAAACCAGTTGCATTTCCATGTTTTGGGGTGTTACATAAAGAGAAGCATGTTTTGTTACCTTCAGTTGCTGACATCATAATTGAACAAG GATATTTGCAGTCTCTTTTTGGTGTCTACTCTGTGAGAATTGAGAATGCTGGTGTAAGAAGGCCACCTAGTGATGATGTTCAAATTCAAGGGATTGCAAATCCAAGAGCTTTCAAGAAG GCGGTCTTGACACAGTTATCACATATTAAAAGTGAGATTGTATCTAGACAAGTCTCCACAATTGAAGACATTCCCAGTTTGAGGCTAGGCCATTCTTCGTCTCCTTGG ATGTCCCCAATGAAACCTCAGAGGCATGATTTAATTCCTGGTTCAGGGGACCTGGTACTACTACAAAAACTAGAGGAAGTTGGAAACTCTGTGAAG AGGGTTCAAACTTTAATTGAGGAGAAACACCACTCCCAATCATCGGAACTCATGGGTTAA